Proteins from one Halovivax limisalsi genomic window:
- a CDS encoding ABC transporter ATP-binding protein: protein MRDVSKYFDGGETVANYRLNLDVEDGEFVVILGPSGCGKTTALRLIAGLEQPSEGEIYFDDDRVDGWSPSARNVAMVFQNYALYPHMSVRGNIEYPLKVRGMEPAERDRRIDEVLSLLHIEDQADKPPSDLSGGQRQRVSLARAIVREPSVFLLDEPLSNLDAKLRQEMRVELKRLQDELDITTVYVTHNQEEAMSMADRVVVMNRGTIRQIAPPGELYERPRTAWVARFIGSPPMNLLEGVRTNGAIDLGDAGTVELDIQGGTGGQRPEPETGSVTAGEPAEPEPVAATDSGESGGTVVASGGEVTQEPERGADAVSLGVRPEDFSLAADPPSSTNAIEGEVDTVEPLGEYALVNVTVNDRLVTVKEPETRLGRGDRVYLTFEDADAYVYDANGELVT, encoded by the coding sequence ATGCGCGACGTCAGCAAATATTTCGACGGTGGCGAGACCGTCGCGAACTATCGGCTGAACCTCGACGTCGAGGACGGCGAGTTCGTCGTTATCCTCGGTCCGTCCGGGTGCGGGAAGACGACGGCGCTGCGCCTGATCGCGGGCCTGGAACAACCCTCGGAGGGGGAGATCTACTTCGACGACGATCGCGTCGACGGCTGGTCTCCGAGCGCGCGCAACGTCGCGATGGTGTTTCAGAACTACGCGCTGTATCCCCACATGAGCGTTCGCGGGAACATCGAGTACCCGCTGAAGGTCCGCGGGATGGAGCCGGCCGAGCGGGATCGCCGGATCGACGAGGTCCTCTCGCTGCTACACATCGAGGACCAGGCCGACAAACCGCCCTCGGACCTGAGCGGCGGGCAGCGCCAGCGCGTCTCGCTCGCGCGCGCGATCGTCCGCGAACCGTCTGTCTTCCTGCTCGACGAACCGCTCTCGAACCTCGACGCGAAGCTGCGCCAGGAGATGCGCGTCGAGCTGAAGCGGCTCCAGGACGAACTCGACATCACGACCGTCTACGTTACGCACAACCAGGAGGAGGCGATGAGCATGGCCGACCGGGTGGTCGTGATGAACCGGGGGACGATCCGCCAGATCGCGCCGCCCGGCGAACTCTACGAGCGGCCGCGGACGGCGTGGGTCGCCCGGTTCATCGGCTCGCCGCCGATGAACCTCCTCGAGGGCGTGCGAACGAACGGCGCGATCGACCTCGGCGACGCCGGTACCGTCGAACTCGACATCCAGGGTGGGACGGGCGGCCAGCGGCCGGAACCGGAGACCGGGTCCGTGACCGCGGGGGAGCCGGCCGAACCCGAGCCGGTGGCGGCGACGGACTCCGGCGAGTCCGGCGGAACAGTCGTCGCCAGCGGCGGCGAGGTGACCCAGGAACCCGAGCGCGGGGCCGACGCGGTCTCGCTGGGCGTTCGTCCGGAGGACTTCTCGCTCGCCGCGGACCCGCCGTCGAGCACGAACGCGATCGAGGGCGAGGTCGACACGGTCGAGCCCCTCGGGGAGTACGCCCTCGTCAACGTGACGGTGAACGACCGACTGGTCACCGTCAAAGAACCCGAGACGCGACTCGGACGCGGCGACCGGGTCTACCTGACGTTCGAGGACGCCGACGCGTACGTCTACGACGCGAACGGCGAACTCGTCACCTGA
- a CDS encoding SatD family protein, whose product MTAQSGATGDRYVVLGDVVDSRAITDRDGFRETFADARERLTESYDSAFVAGPSVLKGIDELGAVVSTLEPIYDVVRTLEHELHPHAIRLAVASGEISVGETGSVAHMDGEAFHRATELLERIERDGLRFGLDTGTRPLDTAVADEINLLVHLREGWTDRQREVVTRYERAATQQAVASELDISQQAVSNVLQSASWPLIETIEDRLRETLAIGWGDDGPDGNAAAGGEAE is encoded by the coding sequence ATGACCGCACAGTCAGGAGCGACCGGCGACCGATACGTCGTCCTGGGTGACGTCGTCGACTCGCGGGCGATAACGGACCGCGACGGGTTTCGCGAGACGTTCGCCGACGCTCGCGAACGCCTGACCGAATCGTACGACTCCGCGTTCGTCGCCGGGCCGTCCGTCCTGAAGGGGATCGACGAACTCGGCGCCGTCGTCTCCACGCTCGAACCGATATACGACGTCGTCCGCACGCTGGAGCACGAACTCCACCCCCACGCGATCAGGCTCGCCGTCGCGAGCGGCGAGATCTCCGTCGGGGAGACGGGCTCGGTCGCGCACATGGACGGCGAGGCGTTCCACCGGGCGACGGAACTGCTGGAGCGAATCGAGCGCGACGGGCTTCGCTTCGGGCTCGACACGGGGACCCGGCCGCTCGATACGGCCGTCGCGGACGAGATCAACCTCCTCGTGCACCTGCGCGAGGGCTGGACCGACCGCCAGCGCGAGGTCGTCACCCGCTACGAGCGGGCCGCGACCCAGCAGGCGGTCGCGAGCGAGCTCGACATCAGCCAGCAGGCCGTCTCGAACGTCCTCCAGAGCGCGTCCTGGCCGCTGATCGAGACGATCGAAGATCGGCTCCGCGAGACGCTCGCGATCGGGTGGGGCGACGACGGACCGGACGGCAACGCCGCAGCCGGGGGCGAAGCCGAATGA
- a CDS encoding DUF7122 family protein, whose product MSEDESAPGDAGGADDASVAEDGDSLDANEGERFDRLPETPADRTVEGRVSREELLEYFADRFAIPPETFDAYTFWEKGAGKIWIYSGEAPDPIEIEALGMTCLRTRQEHWKPTTDFVQRFGHRASECVIDLDESAAARFVAGEDQELEWDGDWGYLIAAHEVAGERAPLGIGLYVYGELRSLVPKGRRRDL is encoded by the coding sequence ATGAGCGAGGACGAGTCGGCTCCCGGCGACGCCGGGGGCGCGGACGACGCTTCCGTCGCGGAGGACGGCGACTCCCTGGACGCGAACGAGGGCGAGCGCTTCGACCGCCTCCCCGAGACGCCCGCCGACCGCACCGTCGAGGGTCGCGTCTCGCGCGAGGAGCTTCTCGAGTACTTCGCCGATCGCTTCGCGATCCCGCCCGAGACGTTCGACGCGTACACCTTCTGGGAGAAGGGCGCCGGCAAGATCTGGATCTACTCCGGCGAGGCCCCCGATCCGATCGAAATCGAGGCGCTCGGGATGACGTGTCTGCGCACCCGCCAGGAACACTGGAAGCCGACGACGGACTTCGTCCAGCGCTTCGGTCATCGTGCGAGCGAGTGCGTGATCGACCTCGACGAGTCGGCCGCAGCCCGCTTCGTCGCCGGCGAGGACCAGGAACTCGAGTGGGACGGCGACTGGGGCTACCTGATCGCGGCGCACGAAGTGGCCGGCGAACGAGCGCCCCTCGGGATCGGTCTCTACGTCTACGGCGAACTCCGATCGCTCGTGCCGAAAGGTCGTCGTCGCGACCTGTGA
- a CDS encoding RsmB/NOP family class I SAM-dependent RNA methyltransferase — MEALERYRPIVDDFEAFRAACERPLGSTVRVNTIKASPERAMAAFDEEDVGYEQADWDPRVLHLETDSPGSTWASFHGFTHGQEAVSILPALVLDPEPGERVWDSCAAPGGKATQLADMMDDRGTVVANDSNLGRLSALRFNAERLGVTALAVTNADARNFSMRPFSFDEFDRALVDVPCSCEGTIRKNPDALDEWSEGRVRSVAGVQKGILCRAIQATRVGGTVVYSTCTFAPEENEAVLDHALDEEACEIVSFDLPIDHAPGITEWGEETYDPSVERAARIYPHHNDTGGFFVAKLEVTG; from the coding sequence ATGGAAGCGCTCGAGCGCTATCGGCCGATCGTCGACGATTTCGAGGCGTTCCGCGCCGCCTGCGAGCGCCCGCTCGGCTCGACGGTGCGGGTCAACACGATCAAGGCGTCGCCCGAGCGCGCGATGGCGGCCTTCGACGAGGAGGACGTTGGGTACGAACAGGCCGACTGGGACCCGCGCGTCCTCCACCTCGAGACGGACTCCCCCGGCTCGACGTGGGCGTCGTTTCACGGCTTCACGCACGGCCAGGAGGCGGTCTCGATCCTCCCGGCGCTCGTACTCGACCCCGAACCCGGCGAGCGCGTCTGGGACAGTTGTGCGGCCCCGGGCGGGAAGGCGACCCAGCTCGCCGACATGATGGACGACCGGGGAACCGTCGTGGCAAACGACAGCAACCTCGGCCGACTCTCGGCGTTGCGCTTTAACGCCGAACGCCTCGGCGTGACGGCGCTCGCGGTGACCAACGCGGACGCGCGAAACTTCTCGATGCGACCCTTCTCCTTCGACGAATTCGACCGCGCGCTGGTCGACGTGCCCTGCTCCTGCGAGGGGACCATCCGGAAGAACCCCGACGCGCTCGACGAGTGGTCGGAGGGTCGCGTCCGCTCCGTTGCGGGCGTCCAGAAGGGAATCCTCTGCCGGGCGATCCAGGCCACCCGCGTGGGCGGCACCGTCGTCTACTCGACGTGTACGTTCGCGCCGGAGGAGAACGAGGCCGTCCTCGATCACGCGCTGGACGAGGAAGCCTGCGAGATCGTCTCGTTCGACCTCCCGATCGATCACGCGCCCGGAATCACCGAGTGGGGCGAGGAGACGTACGACCCGTCCGTCGAGCGCGCCGCGCGCATTTACCCGCACCACAACGACACCGGCGGCTTCTTCGTCGCGAAACTGGAGGTGACAGGCTGA
- a CDS encoding aldo/keto reductase: MSDPETIDPTDCPRANGMPMLGLGTWQNTDPAQCTESVRTALECGYRHIDTAQAYGNEEAVGEGIERADVPREDVFLATKVWTDNLAPEDVKRTARESVDRLGVEAVDLLYVHWPAGAYDPKTTLAAFEELVDEGVTRRIGVSNFLPEQLEEAVELCDAPVFANQVELHPRLQQPELRETAADLGVELVAYSPLARGAVFEEPTLSAIADEYDVSEAQVSLAWLRGMGATAIPKATGRAHIEDNWASLSLSLDEADLERIASVDRGEREVDPDFGPWNQ; the protein is encoded by the coding sequence ATGAGCGATCCGGAGACGATCGATCCGACGGACTGTCCACGAGCGAACGGGATGCCGATGCTCGGCCTGGGGACCTGGCAGAACACCGATCCGGCCCAGTGCACCGAGAGCGTGCGGACGGCCCTGGAGTGCGGGTATCGCCACATCGACACCGCACAGGCCTACGGCAACGAAGAAGCCGTGGGCGAGGGTATCGAGCGCGCGGACGTCCCGCGCGAGGACGTCTTCCTCGCGACGAAGGTCTGGACCGACAACCTCGCCCCCGAGGACGTAAAACGGACGGCCCGCGAGAGCGTCGATCGGCTCGGCGTCGAGGCCGTCGACCTGCTCTACGTTCACTGGCCCGCCGGGGCGTACGACCCGAAGACGACGCTGGCGGCGTTCGAGGAACTCGTCGACGAGGGCGTCACCCGGCGCATCGGCGTGAGTAACTTCCTCCCGGAACAGCTCGAGGAGGCCGTCGAGCTGTGCGACGCGCCCGTCTTCGCCAACCAGGTCGAACTCCACCCGCGGCTGCAGCAACCGGAACTCCGCGAAACGGCGGCGGATCTCGGCGTCGAACTCGTCGCCTACTCGCCGCTCGCCCGCGGGGCGGTCTTCGAGGAGCCGACCCTCTCGGCGATCGCCGACGAGTACGACGTCTCCGAGGCGCAGGTCAGCCTCGCCTGGCTGCGCGGAATGGGGGCGACGGCCATCCCGAAGGCGACGGGGCGAGCCCACATCGAGGACAACTGGGCGTCGCTCTCGCTGTCGCTCGACGAGGCCGACCTCGAACGGATCGCGTCGGTCGATCGCGGCGAGCGCGAGGTCGATCCCGACTTCGGCCCCTGGAACCAGTAA
- a CDS encoding YqjF family protein: protein MVVPLAMGWRHLLFENWPIEPAVMDAHLPDGLSPDLYDGSAWLSIVPFTNVAVRPAGVPASLGVRLPELNVRTYVTHAGVPSVYFFSLDAQGLASVLGARLFHHLPYYYAHIRLESADGRLSFRSRRRHPGARPAQYEATYRASGRPFSAPDDPFAAFLVERYRFYAEATDGSMRYTDVEHEPWTLYPATATVETNTLFSAHGFAEPDAEPTYYYSPGLDVVASRSEPL, encoded by the coding sequence ATGGTCGTTCCGCTGGCGATGGGGTGGCGTCACCTCCTGTTCGAGAACTGGCCGATCGAGCCGGCGGTGATGGACGCGCACCTGCCGGACGGGCTGTCACCGGACCTGTACGATGGGTCGGCGTGGCTCTCGATCGTCCCGTTCACCAACGTCGCCGTCCGGCCGGCGGGCGTGCCGGCGTCGCTGGGCGTCCGACTCCCGGAGCTCAACGTCAGGACGTACGTCACGCACGCCGGCGTCCCGAGCGTCTACTTCTTCAGCCTCGACGCGCAGGGCCTCGCGAGCGTCCTCGGCGCGCGGCTCTTCCACCACTTGCCGTACTACTACGCGCACATCCGGCTGGAATCGGCCGACGGGCGGCTCAGCTTCCGGAGTCGCCGTCGGCACCCCGGCGCCAGGCCCGCGCAGTACGAGGCGACGTATCGAGCGAGCGGGCGTCCGTTTTCGGCCCCCGACGATCCGTTCGCCGCGTTCCTGGTCGAACGCTACCGGTTCTACGCGGAGGCCACGGACGGGTCGATGCGATACACCGACGTCGAACACGAGCCCTGGACGCTGTACCCGGCGACCGCGACCGTCGAGACGAACACGCTGTTCTCGGCCCACGGGTTCGCGGAACCCGACGCCGAACCCACGTACTACTACAGTCCGGGACTCGACGTCGTCGCGTCGCGAAGCGAACCTCTGTAG
- a CDS encoding phosphoadenosine phosphosulfate reductase family protein, with amino-acid sequence MPTDNPVAVDVDYEDGTGESPETYPSLTAKMEKAIEVTREALETYENPAVMWTGGKDSTLTLYFIKEVADRFDLDVPPAVFIDHYQHFDAIHDFVDRWADEWDLEVIYARNDDVGEYVDEHGLDPGDEIEISELSEHNRHHVRNILEYEEDTFPFLLDTYVGNHLLKTVALNDALEEYDIDGVISGVRWDEQEARADETFFSPRHDPDIYPPHDRIQPILQFDEAAVWDAFWNFAVPDTVEAYPDDGYVPQADDDLPEGVSQEDIPISPKYFAGFRSLGSEVSTEKADEEPAWLQDLESTTERAGRAQDKEDLMERLRDLGYM; translated from the coding sequence ATGCCGACCGACAACCCAGTCGCAGTCGACGTCGATTACGAGGACGGCACCGGCGAATCGCCCGAGACGTACCCCTCGCTGACCGCGAAGATGGAGAAGGCGATCGAGGTCACCAGGGAGGCCCTCGAGACCTACGAGAACCCGGCGGTGATGTGGACCGGCGGGAAGGACTCGACGCTCACGCTCTACTTCATCAAGGAGGTCGCGGACCGCTTCGACCTCGACGTGCCCCCGGCCGTGTTCATCGATCACTACCAGCACTTCGACGCGATCCACGACTTCGTCGACCGCTGGGCCGACGAGTGGGACCTCGAGGTCATTTACGCGCGCAACGATGACGTCGGCGAGTACGTCGACGAGCACGGTCTCGATCCCGGCGACGAGATCGAGATATCGGAACTCTCGGAACACAACCGGCACCACGTCAGGAACATCCTCGAGTACGAGGAGGACACGTTTCCGTTCCTGCTCGACACCTACGTCGGCAACCACCTGCTGAAGACGGTCGCGCTCAACGATGCGCTCGAGGAGTACGACATCGACGGCGTTATCAGCGGCGTCCGCTGGGACGAGCAGGAGGCCCGCGCGGACGAGACGTTCTTCTCGCCGCGCCACGACCCCGACATCTACCCGCCCCACGATCGCATCCAGCCCATCCTGCAGTTCGACGAGGCCGCGGTCTGGGACGCGTTCTGGAACTTCGCGGTTCCGGATACCGTCGAGGCGTACCCCGACGACGGCTACGTCCCGCAGGCCGACGACGATCTTCCCGAGGGCGTCTCGCAGGAGGACATCCCCATCTCGCCGAAGTACTTCGCCGGCTTCCGCTCGCTCGGCAGCGAAGTCAGCACCGAGAAGGCCGACGAGGAACCCGCCTGGTTGCAGGATCTCGAGTCGACGACCGAACGCGCCGGCCGCGCCCAAGACAAGGAGGACCTGATGGAGCGCCTGCGCGACCTCGGATACATGTAG
- a CDS encoding phosphate ABC transporter permease, which yields MLDPLVIAPVLIGLLLLVVGATLSRYGIALMGALVGAGAGYLGAPTVASAVGVGATAGSAIGIAIGIVVGVLAAHMLLKFAVGMIGLGVGSYFGLTVLAPILVDGAWYVELGAGLAIGLAVAAAGMVFTHLTMIGLTSFIGAALVSRSLTFENVQTAQSELTIDPLLFETTDPIFLGLFAVGIGLQVGLLKLGYASWLVRRFPGAGMGDEKRDSTAQG from the coding sequence ATGCTAGATCCGCTCGTCATCGCACCGGTCCTGATCGGCCTGCTGCTCCTGGTCGTCGGTGCCACGCTGTCGCGCTACGGGATCGCGCTCATGGGTGCGCTCGTCGGCGCCGGAGCCGGCTACCTCGGCGCACCGACCGTCGCGTCGGCCGTCGGCGTCGGCGCGACGGCCGGATCGGCCATCGGCATCGCGATCGGCATCGTCGTCGGCGTCCTCGCCGCCCACATGCTGCTGAAGTTCGCGGTGGGGATGATCGGCCTCGGCGTCGGCTCCTACTTCGGCCTCACCGTCCTCGCCCCGATCCTCGTCGACGGCGCCTGGTACGTCGAGCTGGGCGCCGGCCTGGCCATCGGCCTCGCGGTCGCGGCCGCGGGCATGGTCTTTACCCACCTGACGATGATCGGGCTCACGTCGTTCATCGGCGCCGCGCTGGTGAGTCGCTCGCTCACGTTCGAGAACGTCCAGACGGCCCAGTCGGAACTGACGATCGACCCGCTACTGTTCGAGACGACCGACCCGATCTTCCTCGGGCTGTTCGCCGTCGGCATCGGGCTCCAGGTCGGCCTGCTGAAGCTCGGCTACGCGAGCTGGCTGGTGCGCCGGTTCCCGGGCGCCGGCATGGGCGACGAGAAACGCGACTCGACCGCCCAGGGCTGA
- a CDS encoding PLP-dependent aminotransferase family protein → MTAGSADRLRSLLTPRARSTLDRSGYGSWRAIAGADAVSLAFGFPSPDALPIEALSNSVDAVLDDEGAQALQYGGGRYADRLESWVETRALDRGIDLDSRSVLLTNGATHALDSTCRAFLEPGDVVAVEAPTFMGSIRVFENFGVDVVGTPLDEAGLDVEVLADRLDRRRREGRPIPKLVYTIPNFQNPTGATLPRDRRERLLELAERFDFAIVADDAYGDLRYAGDPEPPLAALDDDGRVIRIESFAKTIAPGVRLGWLVAPTPIREAIGALAAGGTNTFTRSAVGHYCTEGAFDAALPDLRAAYAKRRDRLLAALDRTMPPEATWSEPDGGFFVWLELPATVDTGDLLDAAIDAGVTFLPGSTFYPDDRGANALRLSFSYAGPAEIEAGIEALGAAIDEYERA, encoded by the coding sequence ATGACCGCCGGCAGCGCCGATCGATTGCGTTCGCTGTTGACGCCGCGGGCGCGATCGACACTCGACCGATCGGGCTACGGCTCGTGGCGCGCGATCGCCGGGGCCGACGCCGTCTCGCTCGCCTTCGGCTTCCCGTCGCCGGACGCCCTCCCGATCGAGGCGCTGTCGAACTCCGTCGACGCCGTCCTGGACGACGAAGGAGCGCAGGCGCTCCAGTACGGTGGCGGGAGGTACGCGGATCGTCTCGAATCGTGGGTCGAAACGCGGGCGCTCGATCGCGGCATCGACCTCGACTCGCGATCCGTCCTGCTGACCAACGGGGCGACCCACGCCCTCGACAGCACCTGTCGGGCCTTCCTCGAACCGGGCGACGTCGTCGCCGTCGAAGCGCCGACGTTCATGGGCTCGATCCGCGTCTTCGAGAACTTCGGCGTCGACGTCGTCGGAACGCCCCTCGACGAGGCGGGCCTCGACGTCGAGGTGCTGGCCGATCGACTCGACCGCCGTCGCCGCGAGGGCCGACCGATCCCGAAACTCGTGTACACGATTCCGAACTTCCAGAATCCGACGGGGGCGACGCTGCCTCGCGACCGGCGCGAACGGCTCCTCGAACTCGCCGAGCGGTTCGACTTCGCGATCGTGGCGGACGACGCCTACGGCGACCTGCGATACGCGGGCGACCCGGAGCCCCCGCTCGCCGCGCTCGACGACGACGGGCGCGTGATCCGCATCGAGTCGTTCGCGAAGACGATCGCGCCCGGCGTCAGGCTCGGGTGGCTCGTCGCGCCGACGCCGATCCGCGAGGCGATCGGCGCCCTCGCGGCCGGCGGCACGAACACCTTCACCCGCAGCGCCGTCGGCCACTACTGCACCGAGGGCGCATTCGACGCGGCCCTGCCCGATCTCCGGGCGGCGTACGCGAAGCGCCGGGATCGGCTGCTCGCCGCGCTCGACCGAACCATGCCGCCCGAGGCGACCTGGAGCGAACCGGACGGCGGCTTCTTCGTCTGGCTCGAACTGCCCGCGACCGTCGACACCGGCGACCTGCTCGACGCGGCGATCGACGCCGGCGTCACGTTCCTGCCCGGTTCGACGTTCTATCCCGACGACCGCGGCGCGAACGCGCTCAGACTCTCCTTTTCCTACGCCGGTCCGGCGGAGATCGAGGCCGGAATCGAAGCGCTGGGAGCGGCGATCGACGAATACGAGCGGGCCTGA
- a CDS encoding alkaline phosphatase D family protein, translating into MVTVTIRQPVDAADLVVGTSLEDTDLDRTDDRPADVFPQSVASGGPTPTGIVLWTRIHPDRYDPTRSLRLEVATDESFDDPVVRAVLPGPGVKPTDNYTLRVDLDGVLEPDSVYFYRFGYRGVRSPTGRCRTLPGEDRSPESVTFGVLNCQHYQHGRFGAIANLAAADVDFVLHLGDYVYDDVGDGPYDDRRIELPDGETHPMSLDDFRHLYEVYKAEPSLQRLHERHTVIQTWDDHAIANDRYWDYERDAPVFPDHPCGDVPAFTRYLTRAGIQAWWEFVPARITYDPTADHLHDSFELYTATRFGDLLTLVLTDERLFRSRPHSRRDRVLPWDRADSSHTILGRTQREWFLDTLRGSETRWTAWANAVLFAPLVRGLWKDSWDGFAAERATIAETMAAVRDQTSVVLLTGDMHMTLATRLRAAEGDGVIGVEFMTPSVTSVTLSETIDDWIAGTVRNAIERLPASGRIGADRAVPDGVGAAGARLANRIATTALQRLLGFALADCANWGYSVVTFSRDACTWDVYWVDKTVDASEAEPEPAYGVDVPVSRPELRERHESVPTVAVAHSNPE; encoded by the coding sequence ATGGTGACGGTCACCATTCGCCAGCCGGTCGACGCGGCGGACCTCGTCGTGGGTACCTCGCTCGAAGATACGGACCTCGATCGGACGGACGACCGTCCGGCGGACGTGTTTCCCCAGTCCGTCGCGAGCGGCGGGCCGACGCCGACGGGGATCGTCCTCTGGACGCGGATCCATCCGGATCGGTACGATCCGACCCGGTCGTTGCGCCTCGAGGTCGCGACCGACGAGTCGTTCGACGATCCGGTGGTCCGAGCCGTCCTCCCGGGTCCCGGCGTCAAACCCACCGACAACTACACGCTTCGGGTCGACCTCGACGGCGTCCTCGAGCCGGATTCGGTCTACTTCTATCGATTCGGGTACCGGGGCGTCCGGAGTCCGACGGGGCGGTGCCGGACGCTCCCGGGCGAGGATCGGTCGCCGGAGTCGGTCACGTTCGGCGTACTGAACTGCCAGCACTACCAGCACGGCCGCTTCGGGGCGATCGCGAACCTCGCGGCGGCGGACGTCGACTTCGTCCTCCACCTCGGCGACTACGTCTACGACGACGTCGGTGATGGGCCGTACGACGATCGTCGAATCGAGCTTCCCGACGGCGAGACGCACCCGATGAGTCTGGACGACTTCCGCCACCTCTACGAGGTCTACAAGGCGGAACCCAGCTTGCAACGCCTGCACGAACGCCACACCGTCATCCAGACGTGGGACGACCACGCGATCGCGAACGATCGATACTGGGACTACGAGCGCGACGCGCCGGTGTTTCCGGACCACCCGTGCGGCGACGTGCCGGCGTTCACGCGGTACCTCACGCGCGCCGGGATCCAGGCGTGGTGGGAGTTCGTCCCCGCGCGCATCACGTACGATCCGACTGCCGACCACCTCCACGACTCGTTCGAACTGTACACGGCCACGCGGTTCGGCGACCTCCTCACGCTGGTGCTGACAGACGAACGCCTGTTTCGGAGCCGGCCCCACTCGCGCAGGGATCGCGTGCTGCCCTGGGATCGGGCGGATTCGTCGCACACGATCCTCGGCCGAACCCAGCGCGAGTGGTTTCTCGACACGCTTCGCGGGAGCGAGACGCGGTGGACGGCGTGGGCGAACGCGGTGCTGTTCGCACCCCTCGTTCGCGGTCTGTGGAAGGATTCGTGGGACGGGTTCGCGGCCGAGCGGGCGACGATCGCCGAGACGATGGCGGCCGTCCGGGACCAGACGTCGGTCGTCTTGCTCACCGGCGACATGCACATGACCCTCGCCACCCGCCTACGGGCGGCCGAGGGAGACGGCGTCATCGGGGTGGAGTTCATGACGCCGAGCGTCACGAGCGTGACGCTCAGCGAAACGATCGACGACTGGATCGCGGGTACCGTCCGGAACGCGATCGAACGCCTGCCCGCAAGCGGGCGGATCGGCGCCGATCGAGCGGTGCCGGACGGAGTCGGAGCCGCCGGCGCGCGACTGGCGAATCGGATCGCGACGACCGCGCTGCAGCGGTTGCTGGGCTTCGCGCTCGCCGATTGTGCCAACTGGGGGTACTCCGTCGTCACGTTCTCGCGAGACGCCTGTACGTGGGACGTCTACTGGGTGGACAAGACCGTCGACGCATCGGAGGCCGAACCCGAGCCGGCGTATGGCGTCGACGTTCCGGTCAGTCGGCCCGAGCTCCGTGAGCGCCACGAGTCGGTCCCGACGGTTGCCGTCGCGCATTCGAACCCCGAGTAG
- a CDS encoding DUF7110 family protein: MSNEESSHVYRLHSTLELPLEDLQDHLDEATFPDGIADVELTRRNNTLILKADAEDESVSKYTPSAQLKASVTENRVYEEDPEEHRNAFRWEDEEEEEIESELVEYAAFKGDRETVLQNSLLQYEMFLVLCDIAEQSEKGTLTAISDRGGELEATRIVDGEVRPADVEVVEGPRDSTGSNGGVNWRDNKFITD, translated from the coding sequence ATGTCCAACGAGGAATCCAGTCACGTGTATCGATTGCACTCGACGCTCGAACTGCCGCTCGAGGATCTGCAGGATCATCTCGACGAAGCGACATTTCCCGACGGCATCGCCGACGTCGAACTCACTCGGCGCAACAACACGCTCATCCTCAAGGCCGACGCCGAGGACGAGAGCGTCAGCAAGTACACCCCGTCGGCCCAGCTCAAGGCGAGCGTCACGGAAAACCGCGTCTACGAGGAGGACCCGGAAGAGCACCGGAACGCCTTCCGCTGGGAGGACGAGGAGGAAGAGGAGATCGAGTCCGAACTCGTCGAGTACGCCGCGTTCAAGGGCGATCGCGAGACCGTCCTCCAGAACTCGCTCCTGCAGTACGAGATGTTCCTCGTCCTCTGTGACATCGCCGAGCAGTCCGAGAAGGGGACGCTGACGGCCATCTCCGACAGGGGCGGCGAACTCGAAGCGACGCGCATCGTCGACGGCGAGGTGCGGCCTGCCGACGTCGAGGTCGTCGAGGGCCCGCGCGACTCGACGGGGTCGAACGGCGGCGTCAACTGGCGCGACAACAAGTTCATCACCGACTGA
- a CDS encoding glutaredoxin family protein: protein MDFPPNQGLDQDEVTERVDAAIDENEVVLFMKGTELMPQCGYSRKALGLISQHREEFETVDVLDSLDEFRQALSAHSGWETIPQTYVDGEFVGGSDILEELDERGELAETLAGE, encoded by the coding sequence ATGGACTTCCCGCCGAACCAGGGACTCGATCAGGACGAGGTCACCGAACGGGTCGACGCCGCGATCGACGAGAACGAGGTCGTCCTCTTCATGAAGGGAACCGAACTGATGCCGCAGTGTGGCTACTCCCGCAAGGCGCTCGGGCTCATCTCCCAGCACCGCGAGGAGTTCGAGACGGTCGACGTCCTGGATTCGCTCGACGAGTTCCGGCAGGCGCTCTCGGCCCACAGCGGCTGGGAGACGATTCCCCAGACCTACGTCGACGGCGAGTTCGTCGGCGGCAGCGACATCCTCGAAGAGCTGGACGAGCGCGGCGAGCTCGCCGAAACGCTGGCTGGCGAGTAA